Proteins from a single region of Nitrospirota bacterium:
- a CDS encoding capsular biosynthesis protein — MIDIHCHILPAIDDGSPDMEATMKMLEIAAGDGIGHIVASPHFSRGEGPSFLNILANLRAVQDEAARHGSPVRLYSGADVRLTYELFEAMEKRELPTINDSRYFLLELPDLIPPHLDDFIFESKIKGYVPIITHPERNYSLLSVFEKADTLRESGALFQLTAMSITGDFGRHIRKFSLHLLKKGYVDFVATDAHGTEGRVPVLSRAYREVTDILDADEALRMFTANPGAVLQNRELP; from the coding sequence ATGATTGATATCCACTGTCATATACTGCCTGCCATTGATGACGGCTCTCCTGACATGGAGGCGACCATGAAGATGCTCGAGATTGCAGCCGGAGACGGTATCGGTCATATTGTGGCCTCACCCCACTTCAGTCGGGGAGAGGGCCCCTCTTTTCTGAATATCCTGGCTAACCTCAGGGCAGTTCAGGATGAAGCAGCAAGACACGGCAGCCCGGTCAGACTGTACAGCGGAGCGGATGTCAGGCTCACCTACGAGCTGTTCGAAGCCATGGAAAAGAGGGAACTGCCGACGATCAACGATTCACGGTATTTTCTGCTCGAACTTCCTGACCTCATCCCTCCGCATCTTGATGATTTCATCTTTGAATCAAAGATCAAGGGGTACGTCCCGATCATCACGCACCCCGAGCGCAACTACAGTCTGCTTTCCGTATTCGAAAAAGCCGATACTCTCAGGGAATCCGGCGCATTGTTTCAGCTGACTGCCATGAGTATTACCGGCGATTTCGGCAGGCATATCAGAAAGTTCTCGCTGCACCTGCTCAAAAAGGGATATGTGGATTTTGTGGCCACAGACGCCCACGGCACAGAAGGGAGAGTCCCTGTTCTTTCCCGCGCCTACCGCGAAGTAACCGATATCCTTGACGCGGACGAGGCCCTGAGGATGTTCACCGCCAACCCGGGGGCTGTTCTCCAAAACAGAGAGCTGCCTTGA
- a CDS encoding FKBP-type peptidyl-prolyl cis-trans isomerase yields MKRIVILLSLIAALTVPAFGADAPMTEEQKTLYAIGLSVAKSLVPFSLTPAELEFVKQGLTDAITGSKPGIELSAYNTRIQEMARARRKVQGEKLEPENKAALEKVAAEKGAVKTASGLVYLSLREGTGTGPMAADTVRANYRGTLPDGREFDSSAKRGKPLEFKLESVIKCWSEGLQMMKPGGKAIIACPAALAYGDIGAGDLILPGATLTFEIELLEVKK; encoded by the coding sequence ATGAAACGTATTGTAATCTTGTTGTCCCTGATCGCAGCGCTGACCGTGCCGGCGTTTGGAGCAGACGCTCCGATGACTGAGGAGCAGAAAACACTCTATGCCATTGGATTGAGTGTGGCAAAATCGCTTGTTCCCTTCAGCCTCACCCCTGCTGAACTCGAATTTGTGAAACAGGGTCTGACCGATGCTATTACGGGCAGCAAACCGGGCATCGAGCTGAGCGCCTACAATACCAGGATACAGGAAATGGCGCGTGCCCGCCGCAAGGTCCAGGGCGAAAAACTGGAACCGGAGAATAAGGCCGCCCTGGAGAAGGTAGCGGCTGAAAAAGGCGCCGTAAAGACCGCCTCCGGCCTGGTCTATCTGTCACTCAGGGAAGGGACCGGAACAGGTCCGATGGCGGCTGACACAGTCAGGGCCAACTATCGCGGCACGCTCCCTGACGGCAGGGAGTTCGACAGTTCCGCCAAACGCGGCAAGCCCCTTGAGTTCAAGCTGGAGAGCGTCATAAAGTGCTGGTCAGAAGGCCTGCAGATGATGAAGCCGGGCGGCAAGGCAATAATAGCCTGCCCTGCAGCACTCGCCTATGGCGACATCGGCGCAGGAGACCTGATTCTCCCCGGCGCCACATTAACGTTCGAAATCGAGCTGCTTGAGGTGAAGAAATAG
- a CDS encoding sigma 54-interacting transcriptional regulator — translation MKQKILIIDDEESLRYTFAAFLTDEGYEVASAETFDAGITHLAEESVDLIFADILLGDKTGIDLLREIRTRNLTCPVVMVTGSPNFETASEALRLGAFDYLAKPVTQKALLHTAALALKQKALLDENERIRTNLEAVFRSVRDGIITVDSGMLVIEMNNAAQAICGYSRNSAQGQPIASLPTGCMKKCLEALTKTIQEKKTVELFRIDCRHKDRPGQVVNVATSPLIGPHHEFSGAVMVLSDETRIADLESDMGQRKQFHGMIGKSEQMQNIYSLVEQVADFPTTVLIRGESGTGKELVAEALHYRGTRSAKSLIRVNCASLPENLLESELFGHVKGAFTGAISDRAGRFELADKGTIFLDEIGDMPLSVQVRLLRVLQEREFERVGSAAPIKVDVRVIAATNNNLLEKIQKGEFREDLYYRLKVVEMAIPPLRQRKEDIPLLTAHFIRRFSRKFSKDIRDVSAAVMDLFMHHNWPGNIRELEHVLEHACILCRDGIITAECLPKDFIGQGRNIESSPDQAGEKEKIIQALRKAGGNKAKAARLLGISRRTMYRKIEDLQIPDTEP, via the coding sequence ATGAAACAGAAAATATTGATCATTGACGACGAAGAGAGCCTGCGGTACACCTTTGCGGCGTTTCTGACAGACGAAGGATACGAGGTTGCTTCTGCAGAGACCTTCGATGCAGGCATTACGCACCTCGCGGAAGAAAGTGTTGATCTTATCTTTGCAGATATCCTTCTGGGGGACAAGACAGGGATCGACCTCCTGCGGGAGATCAGGACAAGAAACCTCACCTGCCCGGTCGTTATGGTGACCGGTTCGCCGAATTTTGAGACCGCTTCCGAGGCGCTGCGCCTGGGCGCCTTCGACTATCTGGCAAAGCCCGTAACACAGAAGGCCCTGCTTCATACTGCGGCCCTGGCGCTGAAGCAGAAAGCACTTCTTGACGAAAACGAGCGTATCAGGACCAACCTTGAGGCGGTATTCAGGAGCGTCAGGGACGGCATTATCACGGTAGACTCTGGCATGCTGGTCATTGAGATGAATAACGCTGCCCAGGCCATCTGCGGCTATTCCCGCAACAGCGCGCAGGGGCAGCCGATAGCATCTCTGCCGACCGGCTGCATGAAGAAATGCCTTGAAGCGCTGACAAAGACCATACAGGAAAAGAAGACGGTTGAACTCTTTCGCATCGACTGCCGCCACAAAGACAGGCCTGGACAGGTGGTCAACGTCGCGACCTCTCCCCTGATCGGGCCTCACCATGAATTTTCAGGCGCCGTCATGGTGCTCAGTGATGAAACCCGCATTGCAGACCTTGAATCCGACATGGGACAGCGCAAGCAGTTCCATGGCATGATCGGAAAGAGCGAGCAGATGCAGAATATCTACAGCCTTGTGGAGCAGGTTGCCGACTTCCCGACTACCGTGCTGATCAGGGGTGAAAGCGGCACAGGCAAGGAGCTTGTTGCCGAGGCGCTCCACTACCGGGGGACACGAAGCGCAAAGTCCCTGATCAGGGTCAACTGCGCATCGCTGCCTGAAAACCTTCTTGAGAGCGAACTCTTCGGCCATGTAAAGGGTGCATTTACCGGCGCAATCAGCGACAGGGCAGGCAGGTTCGAGCTTGCGGACAAGGGAACGATCTTCCTCGACGAGATCGGAGACATGCCGCTGTCTGTCCAGGTGCGTCTGCTCAGGGTCCTCCAGGAAAGGGAGTTCGAACGGGTCGGCAGTGCAGCACCGATCAAGGTAGATGTCAGGGTAATCGCTGCTACCAACAATAATCTGCTCGAAAAAATACAGAAGGGTGAGTTCAGGGAAGATCTCTATTACCGCCTGAAGGTGGTCGAGATGGCCATCCCTCCGCTGAGGCAGAGAAAAGAGGACATCCCGCTTCTTACAGCACATTTTATCCGGCGTTTCAGCAGGAAGTTCAGCAAAGACATACGGGATGTTTCTGCTGCAGTGATGGACCTGTTTATGCACCATAACTGGCCCGGCAATATCCGTGAACTTGAGCATGTCCTTGAGCATGCCTGTATCCTCTGCAGGGACGGCATCATAACAGCCGAATGTCTGCCAAAGGATTTTATCGGGCAGGGACGGAATATTGAAAGCAGCCCTGATCAGGCCGGCGAAAAAGAAAAGATCATACAGGCGCTCAGGAAGGCCGGAGGAAACAAGGCAAAGGCCGCCCGCCTTTTAGGCATCAGCAGAAGAACCATGTACCGCAAAATTGAAGACCTCCAGATTCCTGACACTGAGCCCTAA
- a CDS encoding amino acid ABC transporter substrate-binding protein produces the protein MMTTAVSSRLSARNFWRLTVLLFTHCSVIITAVIVLPFTAQAADTKNSLLAGMDQAEILRLGQRIYREGILPDGKPLPGFVSGDVPVDGTAFTCVSCHLRSGLGSFEGNVVTPPTNGRILYQPREPFIKGSEFVPYIHNYAVYLPVRPAYTYETLAALISTGYDPTGRSMVGVMPRYDLSSRDMAILISYLETLSDKPSPGVAKEEIKFAAVIAEGADPTAVRSMLTPIEFGIERKNSLALAAKKDSRVSRMSYNMSGNLTYMQFTLSRWILKGPSTTWRKQLEDYYKAEPVFALLGGITNGDWEPVHRFCEDNGIPDLFPIVDYPVISQKDWYTLYPSRGIQQEGESAAGYIHGMYELFKGRPIVQIIRADHRAEALAAGFRSTWQQTGHAPAKEIMVAKGEKLTAEKLQQIVSEEKPAVLLIWDDESFLPALSSLAGKPDSPGLVIASAPYLGKALWSVPEELRTMLYMTYPYRLPQDDARYDKTVKRILAGKALEIFDPVVIRQSYVTNEVLGKALLDMRGEYYRDFLLDTIGMMADQYFPLYERVSFGPGQRYASKGCFIVQLGKGKVPQLERRSEWVAQ, from the coding sequence ATGATGACGACCGCTGTCAGCTCCAGGCTATCAGCCCGTAATTTTTGGCGTCTGACTGTTTTACTGTTTACTCACTGCTCAGTAATCATCACGGCAGTTATCGTGCTGCCGTTTACTGCACAGGCGGCTGATACGAAGAACTCACTCCTTGCCGGTATGGATCAGGCAGAGATCCTGAGGCTCGGCCAGCGCATATACCGTGAGGGCATCCTGCCTGACGGCAAGCCCCTTCCCGGCTTTGTGAGCGGTGATGTGCCTGTGGACGGGACAGCATTTACCTGCGTCAGCTGCCATCTCAGAAGCGGTCTCGGCTCGTTTGAAGGGAACGTCGTAACACCGCCGACCAACGGCCGCATTCTCTATCAGCCCCGCGAACCGTTTATCAAGGGATCGGAGTTCGTGCCCTACATACATAATTATGCTGTTTATCTGCCGGTCCGTCCTGCCTATACCTATGAAACGCTCGCTGCGCTGATCAGCACCGGCTACGACCCTACCGGCCGCTCTATGGTAGGCGTGATGCCGAGATACGACCTGAGCAGCCGCGATATGGCGATCCTGATTTCCTATCTTGAGACGCTCTCGGACAAGCCGTCACCGGGAGTCGCCAAAGAAGAGATCAAATTTGCAGCCGTAATTGCCGAGGGCGCTGATCCAACCGCGGTGAGGTCCATGCTTACCCCTATCGAGTTTGGCATTGAAAGAAAAAACAGCCTTGCCCTTGCGGCAAAAAAGGATTCCCGGGTCTCCCGCATGTCCTATAACATGTCAGGGAATCTGACCTATATGCAGTTTACCCTTTCACGCTGGATATTGAAGGGGCCTTCAACCACTTGGCGGAAGCAGCTTGAGGACTACTATAAGGCAGAGCCGGTCTTTGCCCTCCTTGGCGGCATCACCAATGGCGACTGGGAGCCTGTCCACCGATTCTGCGAGGATAACGGGATTCCCGATCTCTTTCCCATTGTCGATTATCCGGTCATTTCGCAAAAAGACTGGTATACCCTCTACCCCTCGCGCGGTATTCAGCAGGAGGGAGAATCTGCAGCCGGGTACATCCACGGCATGTATGAGCTCTTCAAGGGCCGTCCGATCGTCCAGATCATCAGGGCTGACCACAGGGCAGAGGCCCTTGCTGCAGGATTCCGCAGCACCTGGCAGCAGACAGGCCATGCTCCGGCAAAAGAGATCATGGTCGCAAAGGGAGAGAAACTCACGGCTGAAAAACTTCAGCAGATCGTCTCGGAGGAGAAGCCTGCCGTCCTGCTCATATGGGATGATGAATCTTTTCTGCCGGCCCTCAGCAGCCTGGCCGGAAAGCCGGACAGTCCCGGACTGGTCATCGCATCGGCGCCGTATCTCGGCAAGGCCCTCTGGAGCGTCCCGGAGGAACTGAGGACAATGCTCTATATGACCTATCCCTACCGGCTGCCGCAGGACGATGCCCGCTATGACAAGACGGTAAAAAGAATATTGGCCGGCAAGGCGCTCGAGATATTTGACCCGGTCGTTATCAGGCAGTCTTATGTCACCAACGAGGTCCTGGGCAAGGCGTTGCTGGATATGCGCGGGGAATACTACCGTGACTTTCTGCTCGATACGATCGGCATGATGGCTGACCAGTATTTCCCGCTCTATGAGCGTGTCAGCTTCGGCCCCGGTCAGCGCTATGCCTCAAAAGGCTGCTTTATTGTACAGCTCGGCAAGGGCAAGGTCCCGCAGCTTGAACGCCGCAGTGAATGGGTGGCGCAATGA
- a CDS encoding DUF192 domain-containing protein, producing the protein MHARAIRQVPIRYFDQNNVPGYAVALLRLCLLLFLVLSAMAVSCAAETSTSAGPTLKKAVFRKPSGAAQDLSGEKAGETFLVEVIRDKEGLRKGLSSRDGMPEEQGMLFVLEASEDHVFWMKGMRIPLDIIFMGKDKQITEILENLQPCRQCPLYFPRKRPSYALELNAGMARKQGLSVGDTMVIEE; encoded by the coding sequence ATGCATGCACGGGCGATTCGACAGGTGCCTATCCGTTATTTCGATCAGAACAATGTTCCGGGTTACGCCGTTGCGCTTCTGCGCCTCTGCCTGCTTCTGTTTCTCGTGCTGTCTGCAATGGCCGTTTCCTGCGCTGCAGAAACTTCGACGTCAGCAGGACCGACCCTCAAAAAAGCTGTGTTTCGTAAACCATCGGGAGCAGCCCAAGACCTGTCGGGAGAAAAGGCCGGAGAGACCTTCCTTGTTGAGGTGATTCGAGATAAGGAGGGCCTGAGAAAGGGGCTTTCCTCCAGAGATGGCATGCCGGAGGAGCAGGGCATGCTCTTTGTGCTTGAAGCCTCAGAGGATCACGTATTCTGGATGAAAGGCATGCGGATCCCGCTTGACATCATCTTTATGGGAAAGGATAAGCAGATCACCGAGATCCTCGAAAACCTCCAACCCTGCAGACAGTGCCCCTTATATTTTCCCAGAAAGCGGCCGTCCTACGCTCTTGAACTTAATGCGGGCATGGCCCGGAAACAGGGTCTGTCCGTCGGCGACACCATGGTCATTGAAGAATGA
- a CDS encoding NAD-dependent epimerase → MSTILVTGAAGFIGFHLSRRLLERGDQVVGLDNLNDYYDVNLKLSRLKQIAMNPDFKPVRIDLADRDAMKRLFEEEKFDVVVNLAAQAGVRYSLINPHSYVDTNLSGFCNILEGCRHGSVKHLVFASSSSVYGANTKMPFSVHDNVDHPVSLYAATKKANELMAHTYASLFKIPCTGLRFFTVYGPWGRPDMALFLFTRAIIEGRPIDVFNYGKMQRDFTYIDDIVEGIVRVMDRVPAPDPEWSGDKPDSATSYAPYKLYNIGNNNPVELMHYIEVLETCLGRKAEKNLLPMQAGDVPATYADVNDLINDVGFKPSTSIEEGIRKFVEWYQWYYKS, encoded by the coding sequence ATGTCTACGATACTCGTCACCGGCGCTGCCGGCTTCATCGGTTTTCATCTTTCCCGGAGACTGCTCGAACGGGGAGACCAGGTTGTAGGCCTGGACAACCTCAACGACTACTACGACGTCAACCTCAAGCTCAGCCGGCTCAAGCAGATTGCCATGAACCCTGACTTCAAGCCTGTGCGCATTGATCTTGCAGACAGAGACGCCATGAAGAGGCTTTTCGAAGAGGAGAAGTTCGATGTCGTGGTGAACCTTGCGGCCCAGGCAGGCGTGCGCTACTCCCTCATCAACCCGCATTCGTATGTGGACACCAACCTGAGCGGCTTCTGCAACATCCTTGAGGGATGCAGACACGGCAGCGTGAAGCATCTCGTCTTTGCCTCATCGAGTTCGGTGTACGGCGCAAACACGAAGATGCCTTTTTCCGTGCATGACAACGTGGACCATCCTGTCTCGCTCTATGCAGCCACAAAAAAGGCGAACGAGCTGATGGCCCATACCTATGCCAGCCTCTTTAAGATACCCTGCACCGGCCTGCGGTTTTTTACGGTCTACGGGCCGTGGGGACGGCCTGACATGGCGCTCTTCCTTTTTACCAGGGCGATAATCGAGGGCAGACCGATCGATGTCTTCAATTACGGAAAGATGCAGCGCGACTTTACCTACATAGACGATATTGTCGAGGGAATTGTCAGGGTCATGGACAGGGTACCTGCACCGGACCCTGAGTGGTCAGGAGATAAACCTGACTCTGCCACCAGTTATGCCCCGTACAAGCTCTACAATATCGGCAACAACAACCCGGTCGAACTCATGCACTACATAGAAGTGCTTGAAACCTGCCTCGGTAGGAAGGCGGAGAAAAATCTTCTTCCGATGCAGGCAGGTGACGTTCCGGCCACCTATGCAGATGTCAACGATCTGATCAATGACGTCGGGTTCAAGCCCTCCACCTCGATAGAAGAAGGCATAAGGAAATTTGTCGAGTGGTATCAATGGTATTACAAAAGCTGA
- a CDS encoding O-antigen ligase family protein, producing MISNMLAVIIVLATLLFGAVEVWSAAAVISLVFATGLFWSFTNRKNKGNLPENTGRLFLVALMFCGYIGLQLVPLPAAVVSIISPATAGTRDFYRVSDMAFIPLSFDPYLTLHELLRAAAFFVVFFISSIVFRDRENLTKMIVTLIVFGFCLAVFGIVQKATWNDKIYWIRQLTAGGSPFGPFVNRNHFAGFIGMLIPLGLGYTLTRENREKFIFFGFLTVIMTVSLIAALSRGGIISFFSSMALFSLLVVITRVRTRSLWAISVFLIIVAAYVVYIGIDPIINRFYATDITKDQRLIVWQSTLAAGRDFWFTGTGLGTFIDMFHLYSPASVQSIIDHAHNDYLEFMLETGTIGMALLLTFAGFLLYSFAKADFQGKRGLIRIAVIASVFSMMMHSIVDFNLHILSNMLLFAVVLGMLSSLSITSGEKYHRRKSKGTEAKGNGLQDNDREQAAGDRTQEGLLDHGAEDWEKELTQK from the coding sequence ATGATAAGTAATATGCTGGCAGTCATCATTGTGCTTGCAACGCTCCTGTTCGGGGCAGTTGAGGTCTGGTCCGCCGCAGCCGTAATAAGTCTCGTCTTTGCCACAGGCCTTTTCTGGTCCTTCACGAATCGGAAAAATAAGGGGAATCTGCCTGAAAACACCGGGAGATTGTTTCTCGTGGCGCTCATGTTCTGCGGCTATATCGGTCTTCAGCTCGTTCCCCTTCCTGCAGCAGTAGTCAGTATTATCTCCCCTGCCACGGCAGGCACGAGGGACTTCTACCGCGTCTCCGACATGGCATTCATACCGCTCAGTTTTGACCCTTACCTGACCTTACATGAACTTCTCAGGGCAGCCGCGTTTTTCGTGGTGTTCTTCATCTCTTCGATCGTCTTCAGGGACAGAGAAAACCTGACAAAGATGATCGTCACGCTGATTGTCTTTGGCTTCTGCCTCGCAGTCTTTGGGATTGTGCAGAAGGCGACCTGGAACGATAAGATCTACTGGATCCGGCAGCTGACAGCCGGCGGCTCTCCCTTTGGCCCTTTTGTAAACAGAAACCATTTTGCCGGGTTCATCGGCATGCTCATCCCTCTCGGGCTCGGCTATACCCTGACCCGGGAAAACCGGGAGAAGTTCATCTTCTTCGGCTTTCTGACAGTCATCATGACCGTATCGCTTATCGCTGCCCTCTCGCGGGGCGGCATCATCAGCTTCTTTTCGAGCATGGCGCTCTTCAGTCTGCTCGTTGTAATTACACGAGTGCGGACACGCTCTCTCTGGGCGATCTCCGTTTTTCTGATCATCGTTGCCGCATACGTTGTGTACATCGGCATCGACCCAATCATAAATCGTTTCTATGCAACCGATATCACGAAAGATCAGCGTCTTATTGTCTGGCAATCTACCCTTGCCGCAGGCAGGGACTTCTGGTTCACCGGTACGGGGTTGGGCACGTTTATCGATATGTTCCACCTTTATTCTCCTGCCTCCGTTCAGAGCATCATTGACCATGCGCATAATGACTATCTCGAATTTATGCTCGAAACCGGAACGATCGGCATGGCGCTGCTCCTGACCTTTGCCGGCTTTCTCCTCTATTCCTTTGCAAAAGCGGATTTTCAGGGGAAGCGGGGTCTGATACGGATCGCCGTGATTGCCTCAGTTTTTTCTATGATGATGCACAGCATCGTTGATTTCAACCTCCATATCCTTTCGAACATGCTGCTGTTTGCTGTCGTGCTCGGCATGCTCTCGTCTCTCAGCATAACCTCAGGAGAGAAATACCATAGAAGAAAATCGAAGGGCACGGAGGCAAAGGGCAATGGACTGCAGGACAACGACAGGGAACAGGCAGCAGGCGACAGAACACAGGAGGGATTGCTTGACCATGGTGCAGAGGACTGGGAAAAGGAGCTAACGCAAAAATAA
- a CDS encoding SCO family protein — protein MTHYALLITAVLFLLLTPAASADTRTYQRSVEKYAVPDVTLINQDGNKVRFKNFLSEDKPVVVDFIFGTCTTICPVLSAGYASLQQKLGGGSEKVHLVSISIDPENDKPAVLKDYLKRYRSKPGWDFLTGSRKDIERVMKAFNANIPDKMSHYALTFIRMPKEESWIRINGMMSTSEFLAESQKAGIR, from the coding sequence ATTACTCATTACGCATTACTCATTACGGCAGTTCTCTTCCTGCTTCTAACGCCTGCTGCCTCTGCCGATACCAGGACCTATCAGCGCTCTGTCGAAAAATATGCGGTACCTGATGTCACCCTGATCAACCAGGACGGCAACAAGGTCCGCTTCAAAAACTTCCTCTCAGAAGACAAACCGGTTGTCGTTGACTTTATTTTCGGCACCTGCACCACCATCTGCCCGGTACTGTCGGCCGGCTATGCCAGCCTGCAGCAGAAACTGGGAGGGGGGTCGGAAAAAGTCCATCTTGTCTCCATATCGATCGATCCTGAAAATGACAAGCCCGCTGTGCTTAAGGACTACCTGAAGCGCTATCGCTCAAAGCCGGGATGGGACTTTCTGACCGGGTCGCGCAAAGATATCGAAAGGGTCATGAAGGCCTTCAATGCCAATATCCCGGATAAGATGTCACACTATGCGCTCACCTTTATCCGCATGCCGAAGGAAGAGAGCTGGATCAGGATCAACGGCATGATGAGCACCTCGGAGTTCCTTGCCGAGAGCCAGAAGGCAGGCATACGATGA
- a CDS encoding PAS domain-containing protein — MFTQKPDTKTRVSDFIVQRLPIALLFLGIASIGLIAAVDHISRSMRQAYLYTDVVHEMEIELSKAHLALEEDLRGIGGQDIALVWQGIDRTEAMASAVLHGGVSLHGHTIKPLPDGSFRDDMENLRSLVVRFRELARNVYKDKSLSEINSMDRVYHQFLVKAFILDEQLEELQAIDEQRSKKLIILILIAWTTIISAAVAGLWYRERLNRRMQAAILNAKHQWEHTFDVIPDLIAVIDKDHRIVRANRAMAEKVGLELKDILGKKCYELFHKTSAPIESCPHAFLLHDMQGHAAEIYEKEFDAYFLVTVSPLIDDSGTFIGSVHVARDITAQKKNAEELLNYRNRLEKLVDQRTNELAKTNEKLSREIIGHEQTAEALRQSEGRFRQLSQQFNVLLDEIPDSLIVLSPDLKVKWANKSALQALMPAADQGSGHCYTLWHDQDRPCDDCPVLKSIQSGNPETSQITTPDGRLWAVRSYPIKNEKGEVESVMELSTDITEKKSIQAEQMRANHLASIGELAAGVAREINNPINGIINYAQIIVNSTDPEARQYDIAKRIIKEGERISFIVTSLLSFARERKEEKIPVSVHQVLSDALALTEVQLKKSGIDLRLDIGAQVPLIKVHAQQIQQVFLNIINNARYALREKYPQTDPDKIILITAGESVINGEHLVQIVFEDHGIGIPSPNIDKVMNPFYTTKPVGIGTGLGLSISHGIIVDHGGRLSVESEEGAYTRIIVSLPAYKEPV, encoded by the coding sequence ATGTTCACCCAAAAACCTGATACGAAAACAAGGGTCAGTGACTTCATAGTGCAGCGGCTGCCAATAGCGCTCCTTTTCCTGGGCATCGCCTCAATCGGACTCATTGCCGCAGTAGACCATATCAGCAGAAGCATGCGGCAGGCTTATCTCTATACCGACGTTGTCCATGAGATGGAGATCGAACTGAGCAAGGCCCATCTCGCACTGGAAGAGGACCTGCGGGGCATAGGAGGTCAGGACATCGCCCTGGTATGGCAGGGCATTGACCGGACAGAGGCGATGGCCTCGGCAGTGCTTCACGGAGGGGTGTCACTCCACGGTCATACGATCAAACCCCTGCCTGATGGCAGCTTCAGGGATGATATGGAAAACCTCCGATCCCTGGTAGTAAGGTTCAGAGAACTGGCACGGAATGTGTACAAAGACAAGTCCCTGTCTGAGATAAACAGCATGGACCGCGTATACCATCAATTTCTTGTAAAGGCATTCATTCTTGACGAACAGCTTGAGGAACTTCAGGCCATAGATGAGCAGCGATCGAAAAAACTGATCATTCTCATTCTTATTGCGTGGACCACAATTATCAGCGCTGCCGTAGCCGGGCTCTGGTACAGGGAACGGCTGAACAGGCGTATGCAGGCTGCAATCCTTAATGCGAAACACCAATGGGAGCACACCTTTGACGTTATTCCCGACCTGATCGCGGTCATCGATAAAGACCACAGGATCGTCCGCGCCAACAGGGCAATGGCAGAGAAGGTGGGCCTTGAGCTGAAGGACATCCTCGGGAAAAAATGTTATGAGCTGTTCCATAAGACATCCGCCCCGATCGAATCCTGTCCCCATGCATTCCTGTTGCATGACATGCAGGGACACGCAGCAGAGATCTACGAAAAGGAATTTGACGCATACTTTCTCGTAACCGTCTCACCCCTGATCGACGATTCCGGGACCTTTATCGGGTCTGTCCATGTTGCCAGGGACATCACCGCGCAGAAGAAGAATGCAGAGGAACTCCTGAACTACCGCAACAGACTTGAGAAACTGGTAGATCAGCGCACCAATGAACTTGCAAAGACCAATGAGAAACTCAGCCGGGAGATTATCGGACATGAGCAGACCGCAGAAGCACTGCGCCAAAGTGAGGGCAGGTTCAGGCAGCTTTCTCAGCAATTCAACGTACTCCTTGATGAGATACCTGACAGCCTGATTGTCCTGTCGCCTGACCTGAAGGTCAAGTGGGCGAATAAAAGCGCACTTCAGGCGCTCATGCCTGCGGCAGATCAGGGCTCCGGACATTGCTATACGCTCTGGCATGATCAGGACAGACCCTGTGACGACTGTCCTGTGCTGAAAAGTATTCAGTCAGGGAATCCGGAAACAAGCCAGATAACAACGCCTGACGGCAGACTCTGGGCAGTGCGTTCCTATCCGATAAAAAACGAGAAGGGCGAAGTCGAGAGTGTCATGGAACTGAGCACCGATATCACCGAAAAAAAGAGTATCCAGGCAGAGCAGATGAGGGCAAACCATCTCGCATCGATCGGCGAGCTGGCAGCCGGCGTTGCCCGTGAGATCAATAACCCGATCAACGGCATCATCAACTATGCCCAGATTATTGTCAACAGCACTGACCCTGAGGCCAGACAATACGATATTGCAAAGAGGATTATCAAAGAGGGCGAGCGGATTTCGTTCATTGTGACAAGCCTGCTCTCCTTTGCCCGCGAGCGGAAAGAAGAGAAAATACCGGTATCGGTCCATCAGGTCCTCTCCGATGCCCTTGCCCTGACCGAGGTGCAGCTGAAGAAAAGCGGCATTGATCTGAGGCTGGATATAGGCGCGCAGGTCCCTCTCATAAAGGTCCATGCGCAGCAGATACAGCAGGTCTTCCTGAACATCATCAATAACGCCAGATACGCGCTCAGAGAAAAGTATCCCCAGACTGACCCTGACAAGATTATTCTCATAACAGCAGGGGAATCGGTAATCAACGGAGAACACCTTGTGCAGATCGTTTTCGAAGACCACGGCATTGGCATCCCCAGCCCTAATATCGATAAGGTGATGAACCCCTTTTATACGACAAAGCCGGTCGGCATCGGCACCGGACTCGGCCTGAGCATAAGCCACGGGATCATCGTTGACCATGGCGGCAGGTTGTCTGTCGAGAGCGAGGAAGGCGCCTATACCCGTATTATCGTATCCCTGCCGGCATATAAGGAACCCGTATGA